A section of the Amycolatopsis sp. AA4 genome encodes:
- a CDS encoding LysR substrate-binding domain-containing protein, protein MELRHLRYFAAVAETCHFGRAAERLHLAQPALSHAIRQLEDELGVALLSRTTRQVQVTPAGRFFLGEAQRILDAVEAGARGARRIADGRRGLARIGFTGTAALSHLPRVARALQHRLPEVELEVHADLLTGEQCAQLRDGTLDIGVLRPPVTGGDLDLHVIETEPLVLAVPADHRLAVEPVVAMSDLRAEAFVTYPASYSVVNEAVLRSCRDAGFTPQREHEAAGTAVLLALVAGGLGVGVVPASARALPLAGVVFRDLAGAATVQLALAWHRDRASALVPAVLDALGELFPVEVPVSGRTR, encoded by the coding sequence ATGGAACTGCGCCACCTGCGGTACTTCGCCGCCGTCGCCGAGACCTGCCACTTCGGCCGCGCCGCCGAACGCCTGCACCTCGCCCAGCCGGCGCTTTCGCACGCGATCCGGCAGCTGGAGGACGAGCTGGGCGTCGCCCTGCTCAGCCGCACGACGCGGCAGGTGCAGGTCACCCCGGCCGGCCGCTTCTTCCTCGGCGAGGCCCAGCGGATCCTCGACGCCGTCGAGGCGGGCGCGCGCGGAGCCCGGCGCATCGCCGACGGCCGCCGAGGGCTCGCCCGGATCGGCTTCACCGGCACCGCCGCGCTGTCGCACCTGCCGCGGGTCGCCCGCGCGCTGCAGCACCGGCTGCCCGAGGTCGAACTCGAGGTGCACGCCGACCTGCTCACCGGCGAGCAGTGCGCGCAGCTGCGCGACGGCACGCTCGACATCGGCGTGCTGCGCCCGCCGGTCACCGGCGGCGACCTCGACCTGCACGTCATCGAGACCGAGCCGCTGGTGCTCGCCGTCCCGGCCGACCACCGGCTCGCGGTGGAACCGGTCGTGGCGATGAGCGACCTGCGCGCCGAAGCGTTCGTCACCTATCCGGCCAGCTATTCCGTCGTCAACGAAGCGGTCCTGCGCAGCTGCCGCGACGCCGGATTCACCCCGCAACGCGAGCACGAGGCCGCGGGTACCGCGGTGCTGCTCGCCCTCGTCGCCGGAGGACTCGGCGTCGGCGTCGTCCCCGCGTCCGCGCGGGCGCTGCCGCTGGCCGGGGTCGTGTTCCGCGACCTCGCCGGGGCGGCCACCGTCCAGCTCGCGCTCGCCTGGCACCGCGACCGGGCCTCGGCACTGGTCCCGGCCGTGCTCGACGCGCTCGGCGAGCTGTTCCCCGTCGAAGTGCCCGTGTCAGGGAGGACACGATGA
- a CDS encoding mandelate racemase/muconate lactonizing enzyme family protein, with amino-acid sequence MKITRVEAIPFAIPYRKPLRFASGEVHTAEHVLVRVHTDDGIVGVAEAPPRPFTYGETQAGIVAVLETVFAPQVVGLSLLERETVHARLSRTVGNPAAKSALDMAIWDALGQSLDVSVTELLGGYTDRMKVSHMLGFDEPAAMVAEAERIRDSYGITTFKVKVGRRPVSLDTAVVRALRERFGAEVDLYVDGNRGWTAAESARAMREMADLDLLFAEELCPADDVLGRRWLVSRLDIPFIADESAVTPADVTREILGGSATAISIKTARTGFTRSQRTHHLAEGLGLEVVMGNQIDGQLGSLCTVAFGSAYELTSRRPGELSNFLDMTDDLLAEPLRIADGELAIRPGAGLGAALDPGKLRHYRQDR; translated from the coding sequence ATGAAGATCACCCGGGTGGAGGCGATCCCGTTCGCCATCCCCTACCGCAAACCGCTGCGTTTCGCGTCCGGCGAGGTGCACACGGCCGAGCACGTGCTGGTTCGCGTGCACACCGACGACGGCATCGTCGGCGTGGCCGAAGCGCCGCCGCGGCCGTTCACCTACGGCGAAACGCAAGCCGGGATCGTGGCCGTGCTGGAGACCGTGTTCGCCCCGCAGGTGGTGGGACTGAGCCTGCTCGAACGCGAGACGGTGCACGCGCGGCTTTCCCGCACGGTCGGGAATCCGGCCGCGAAGTCCGCTTTGGACATGGCGATCTGGGACGCGCTGGGGCAGAGCCTCGACGTCTCGGTCACCGAACTGCTCGGCGGCTACACCGACCGCATGAAGGTGTCGCACATGCTCGGCTTCGACGAGCCGGCCGCGATGGTCGCCGAGGCGGAGCGGATCCGCGACAGCTACGGCATCACGACGTTCAAGGTGAAGGTCGGCCGCCGCCCGGTTTCCCTGGACACCGCGGTGGTTCGCGCCTTGCGGGAGCGGTTCGGCGCCGAGGTCGATCTGTACGTGGACGGCAACCGCGGCTGGACGGCCGCGGAATCCGCTCGTGCGATGCGGGAAATGGCCGACCTCGACCTGCTGTTCGCCGAGGAGCTGTGCCCCGCCGACGACGTCCTCGGCCGCCGCTGGCTCGTGTCGCGTTTGGACATTCCGTTCATCGCCGACGAATCCGCGGTGACCCCGGCCGACGTGACCCGCGAGATCCTCGGCGGCTCGGCCACCGCGATCAGCATCAAGACCGCCCGCACCGGGTTCACGCGTTCGCAGCGCACGCACCACCTCGCGGAAGGCCTCGGGCTGGAAGTGGTGATGGGCAACCAGATCGACGGCCAGCTCGGTTCACTGTGCACTGTCGCGTTCGGATCCGCGTACGAGCTGACGTCGCGCCGTCCCGGCGAACTGTCCAACTTCCTCGACATGACCGACGACCTGCTCGCCGAACCGCTCCGCATCGCGGACGGCGAACTGGCCATCCGCCCCGGCGCCGGCCTCGGCGCCGCACTCGACCCCGGCAAGCTCCGGCACTACCGGCAAGACCGCTGA
- the catA gene encoding catechol 1,2-dioxygenase — protein MTATHSPTAAASGANATERFKSDKLAGVAGTPKERVSLLAREVLEAVHATIRKHKVTYDEYNALKSWLISVGEDGEWPLFLDVWVEHVVEEVATEHRKGNKGTIEGPYYVPDAPEQGARGTIPTRENEPGTPLVWTGQVTSTTGAALGGAKVELWHADADGLYSQFAPGIPEWNLRGTFTTDDEGRFEIHTVRPAPYQIPTDGACGKLIAAAGWHAWRPAHLHVKVSAPGHELLTAQLYFPGDEHNDDDIASAVKPELLLDPKPAENGEAIEYGFVLDPAL, from the coding sequence ATGACCGCCACGCATTCCCCCACCGCCGCCGCGTCCGGAGCCAACGCCACCGAACGGTTCAAGAGCGACAAGCTCGCCGGCGTCGCGGGCACCCCGAAGGAACGGGTCAGCCTGCTCGCCCGCGAGGTGCTGGAGGCCGTGCACGCGACGATCCGCAAGCACAAGGTGACCTACGACGAGTACAACGCGCTGAAGTCGTGGCTGATCAGCGTCGGCGAGGACGGCGAATGGCCGCTGTTCCTGGACGTCTGGGTCGAGCACGTCGTCGAAGAGGTCGCCACCGAGCACCGCAAGGGCAACAAGGGCACCATCGAAGGCCCGTACTACGTGCCGGACGCCCCCGAGCAGGGCGCGCGCGGCACGATCCCGACGCGGGAGAACGAGCCGGGCACCCCGCTGGTCTGGACCGGACAGGTCACCTCGACCACCGGCGCGGCCCTGGGCGGCGCGAAGGTCGAACTCTGGCACGCGGACGCCGACGGCCTGTACTCGCAGTTCGCGCCGGGCATCCCGGAGTGGAACCTGCGCGGCACCTTCACCACCGACGACGAAGGCCGCTTCGAAATCCACACCGTGCGGCCCGCGCCGTACCAGATCCCGACCGACGGCGCCTGCGGCAAACTCATCGCGGCGGCGGGCTGGCACGCCTGGCGTCCGGCGCACCTGCACGTCAAGGTGTCCGCGCCGGGCCACGAACTGCTCACCGCGCAGCTGTACTTCCCGGGCGACGAGCACAATGACGACGACATCGCGTCCGCGGTGAAGCCGGAACTGCTGCTCGACCCCAAGCCCGCGGAGAACGGCGAGGCCATCGAATACGGCTTCGTCCTCGACCCGGCCCTCTGA
- the catC gene encoding muconolactone Delta-isomerase, protein MLYHVRMDVRLPPDLDPAVRDALIAREKEYSQQLQRSGKWPQIWRIAGEYANFSVLDVADHDELHRILSGLPLFPYMDIQVTALARHPSKVD, encoded by the coding sequence ATGCTTTACCACGTGCGGATGGACGTCCGCCTTCCCCCGGACCTGGACCCGGCGGTCCGCGACGCCCTCATCGCGCGCGAGAAGGAGTACAGCCAGCAGCTGCAGCGCAGCGGGAAATGGCCGCAGATCTGGCGGATCGCCGGGGAGTACGCGAACTTCTCGGTGCTCGACGTCGCGGACCACGACGAGCTGCACCGGATCCTGTCCGGTCTGCCGCTGTTCCCGTACATGGACATCCAGGTGACCGCCCTCGCGCGGCACCCGTCCAAAGTGGACTGA
- a CDS encoding ABC transporter ATP-binding protein, with amino-acid sequence MSVLLSVSDVSRSHGGTPVLRHTSLDLTAGELVALTGPSGSGKSTLLMIAGGWDRPDSGTVTAHPPMPDVPVSQQPWHALAFVPQSIALFEELTVADNLAFAARTAADPPDRAKLLETLDLAKLADRLPSEVSRGEQQRGAVARALAAGPLVLLADEPTSHQDRAHAGTVLTALRRAADRGTAVLVASHDPLLAEHADRAVPVGE; translated from the coding sequence GTGAGCGTGCTGCTCAGCGTGTCCGACGTGAGCCGTTCCCACGGCGGGACGCCCGTGCTGCGGCACACGAGCCTGGACCTGACGGCGGGGGAGCTGGTCGCGCTGACCGGTCCGTCGGGGTCGGGAAAAAGCACGTTGCTGATGATCGCGGGCGGCTGGGACCGGCCGGACAGCGGCACGGTGACGGCGCACCCGCCGATGCCGGACGTGCCGGTTTCGCAGCAGCCGTGGCACGCGCTGGCTTTCGTGCCGCAGTCGATCGCGCTGTTCGAGGAACTGACGGTCGCGGACAATCTCGCGTTCGCCGCGCGGACCGCCGCGGACCCGCCGGATCGGGCGAAGCTACTGGAAACGCTGGACCTGGCGAAACTGGCGGACCGGCTGCCGAGCGAGGTTTCGCGCGGGGAACAGCAGCGGGGCGCGGTGGCGCGGGCTCTGGCGGCGGGTCCGCTGGTGCTGCTGGCGGACGAGCCGACGTCGCACCAGGACCGCGCGCACGCGGGGACGGTGCTGACGGCGTTGCGCCGGGCAGCGGATCGCGGGACGGCGGTGCTGGTGGCGTCCCACGATCCGCTGCTGGCCGAGCACGCGGACCGGGCGGTGCCGGTCGGCGAGTGA
- a CDS encoding ABC transporter ATP-binding protein: protein MTLPDAVRGTGLTHRYRTAGRSLTALHEVSIAAAHGRITALVGPSGSGKSTLLRLLACLERPDEGRVEVGGTDVTALSARARRAVRRRRIGYVFQNPVDNLLDYLTVQEHLELAAKMRGTGLSLALLERLGLDHRRGHRPRQLSGGEQQRTALAFAAVGDPDAVLADEPTAQLDRASARLVAEAFRTLADAGQTVVVATHDPVLAEAADDVVELVDGRVR from the coding sequence GTGACACTGCCTGATGCCGTCCGGGGCACCGGATTGACGCACCGCTACCGTACCGCGGGTCGTTCGCTGACCGCTCTGCACGAGGTGTCGATCGCCGCCGCGCACGGCCGGATCACCGCGTTGGTCGGCCCGTCCGGCTCGGGCAAATCGACCTTGCTGCGGTTGCTGGCCTGCCTGGAACGTCCGGACGAGGGCCGGGTCGAGGTCGGCGGCACGGACGTCACCGCGCTGTCCGCGCGAGCGCGCCGGGCGGTGCGGCGGCGACGGATCGGTTACGTATTCCAGAATCCCGTCGACAACCTGCTGGATTACCTGACGGTGCAAGAACACCTGGAACTGGCGGCGAAAATGCGCGGCACCGGTCTTTCCCTGGCCTTGCTGGAGCGGCTGGGCCTGGACCACCGCCGCGGCCACCGCCCGCGCCAGCTCTCCGGCGGCGAACAGCAGCGAACCGCCCTCGCCTTCGCCGCGGTCGGCGACCCGGACGCGGTGCTGGCGGACGAACCGACCGCCCAGCTGGACCGTGCCTCGGCGCGATTGGTCGCGGAGGCTTTCCGCACGCTGGCGGACGCCGGGCAGACCGTCGTAGTCGCGACGCACGACCCGGTGCTGGCCGAGGCGGCGGACGACGTGGTGGAACTCGTGGACGGGAGAGTCCGGTGA
- a CDS encoding FtsX-like permease family protein translates to MRGWGATPWTRAPKTGWRQPAVVVAAIAAAVLVALPAAAVALFLSSAGNATLHDQVNRACQWAVGAEWTGGLPMSQPYPGATGPTGKALDDARLALARDAARQVPRLSGVPSTLTSSAKVDPVRPGSPNPEQSAMWLVYQDDFAAHLQVLEGGKGQGIWVSSQFARARGLHAGDQVAVQGGWSPKTGVLPGAPAATMPVAAVYRDLRELPDQPFWCHLQPLYRPKPLSEAPVFPVAFVSRDALFGLTPADSGVGSFLAASVDPDGLTTANAPETIAGLEKVRARTENTPELFAQRGRMQFTSSLRGIADRADQVVSSLAATVVPIGVAGSLTGLVISATVGSFWVERRRAELAVLSARGAGPGSLAGKALLELGSIALLGAVGGWFAARGLVRALGPSPLVTPSALGWSIGGAAVAFLATLAGIAGSVVFRTRALFDARRSRIRHLPWEILPLVAAAACYFALGDGTQTGLGQAGSVARIPPRLIVVPLLLVLGLAMLATRIVRLALPRVRAVRRERAVAFLAWRRLASAPAAAAVLVGATAVPVALSLFATTVTGSVQRTLDDEGQLVVGSDVVVQLTGPAALPAGLSGQSTLVDRYDSAYLGAKTVNVLGVDPATFGSAASWDEHFSGPTLSDLLDQMSGDTAVGILAGVPDTPEQATLSIGGKDLPLRVVTVAQLPGKSAGFPELLLRKDVLAKFAGESVHRELWARGDPAQVLPELGKAGIPAGTASRAVDVTAHGVYGGVTYTFAFLTAVSALVGVVVLIGLLLYLNARARARRGAYVLLRRMGITSGAHWRALAYEVGGLLAAGFAVGVGFAAVAVSVTCEGYDLDPATPPGTVIPVPWGPGGRLLLAAVVVALVVAYAAQRAAARALPSEVLRDTA, encoded by the coding sequence ATGCGCGGGTGGGGGGCGACGCCGTGGACGCGGGCGCCGAAAACGGGGTGGCGGCAACCAGCGGTCGTCGTGGCCGCGATCGCGGCGGCGGTGCTCGTCGCGTTGCCCGCCGCGGCCGTCGCGTTGTTCCTGTCCTCGGCCGGGAACGCGACGCTGCACGACCAGGTCAACCGGGCGTGTCAGTGGGCGGTCGGGGCGGAGTGGACCGGCGGGCTGCCGATGTCGCAGCCGTATCCGGGTGCCACTGGACCGACCGGGAAGGCCCTCGACGACGCCCGGCTCGCGCTTGCCCGCGACGCGGCTCGCCAGGTGCCGCGGCTGTCCGGGGTGCCTTCGACGCTCACCAGCTCCGCGAAGGTCGACCCGGTCCGGCCGGGCTCGCCGAATCCGGAACAGTCCGCGATGTGGCTGGTCTACCAGGACGATTTCGCCGCCCACCTGCAGGTCCTGGAGGGCGGCAAGGGCCAGGGGATCTGGGTGTCGAGCCAGTTCGCGCGGGCGCGCGGCCTGCACGCGGGCGACCAGGTGGCGGTGCAGGGCGGCTGGAGCCCGAAGACCGGCGTGCTGCCGGGCGCCCCGGCGGCGACGATGCCGGTCGCCGCGGTGTACCGGGACCTGCGCGAGCTGCCGGACCAGCCGTTCTGGTGCCATCTGCAGCCGCTGTACCGGCCCAAACCGCTGAGCGAGGCTCCGGTGTTCCCGGTGGCGTTCGTGTCGCGGGACGCGCTGTTCGGGCTGACCCCTGCCGATTCGGGCGTCGGCAGCTTCCTCGCGGCCTCGGTCGACCCCGACGGGCTGACCACGGCGAACGCACCCGAGACGATCGCCGGGCTGGAGAAGGTGCGAGCGCGCACCGAAAACACCCCGGAGTTGTTCGCTCAGCGCGGCCGGATGCAGTTCACGTCGTCGCTGCGCGGCATCGCGGACCGGGCGGACCAGGTCGTATCCTCGCTCGCCGCGACGGTCGTGCCGATCGGCGTCGCCGGGTCGCTGACCGGGCTGGTCATTTCGGCGACGGTCGGGTCGTTCTGGGTCGAACGCCGCCGGGCCGAGCTGGCCGTGCTGTCCGCGCGCGGGGCGGGGCCGGGCTCGCTGGCCGGGAAAGCATTGCTGGAGCTGGGGTCCATCGCGCTGCTCGGCGCCGTCGGCGGCTGGTTCGCCGCGCGCGGGCTGGTCCGCGCGCTGGGGCCGAGCCCGCTGGTGACGCCGTCCGCGCTCGGCTGGTCGATCGGCGGCGCGGCGGTCGCGTTCCTCGCGACCCTCGCCGGGATCGCCGGTTCGGTCGTCTTCCGCACCCGGGCGCTGTTCGACGCGCGCCGGTCGCGGATCCGGCATCTGCCGTGGGAAATCCTCCCGCTGGTCGCCGCGGCGGCCTGCTATTTCGCGCTCGGCGACGGCACGCAGACCGGGCTCGGCCAGGCCGGTTCGGTCGCGCGGATCCCGCCGCGGCTGATCGTCGTGCCGTTGCTGCTGGTGCTGGGCCTGGCGATGCTGGCGACCCGGATCGTGCGGCTGGCCTTGCCCCGGGTGCGCGCGGTGCGGCGCGAGCGGGCAGTGGCGTTCCTGGCCTGGCGACGGCTCGCCTCCGCGCCTGCCGCGGCGGCCGTGCTGGTCGGGGCGACCGCGGTCCCGGTGGCGTTGTCGCTCTTCGCCACCACCGTCACCGGCTCCGTCCAGCGCACGCTCGACGACGAGGGCCAGCTCGTGGTGGGCTCGGACGTCGTGGTGCAGTTGACCGGCCCCGCCGCGCTCCCGGCCGGCCTCAGTGGACAGTCCACATTGGTCGATCGCTACGACTCGGCGTACCTGGGCGCCAAGACGGTGAACGTGCTCGGCGTCGACCCGGCGACGTTCGGCTCCGCCGCGTCCTGGGACGAGCACTTCAGCGGGCCGACGCTGTCCGATCTGCTCGACCAGATGTCCGGCGACACCGCGGTCGGCATCCTCGCCGGGGTCCCGGACACACCCGAGCAGGCGACGTTGAGCATCGGGGGCAAAGACCTGCCGCTGCGCGTCGTCACGGTGGCGCAGCTGCCGGGAAAGAGCGCCGGGTTCCCGGAATTGCTGCTGCGCAAGGACGTTCTCGCCAAGTTCGCCGGAGAGAGCGTGCACCGCGAGCTGTGGGCGCGCGGCGACCCGGCGCAGGTGCTGCCGGAACTGGGCAAAGCCGGGATTCCGGCCGGGACGGCGAGCCGCGCGGTCGACGTCACCGCGCACGGCGTTTACGGCGGAGTCACTTACACCTTCGCGTTCTTGACCGCGGTGTCCGCTTTGGTCGGTGTGGTAGTCCTAATTGGACTGTTGCTGTATCTCAACGCCCGGGCTCGTGCGCGCCGCGGTGCGTATGTCCTCTTGCGACGGATGGGCATCACCTCGGGTGCGCATTGGCGAGCGCTCGCGTACGAGGTCGGCGGGCTGCTGGCGGCCGGATTCGCGGTGGGCGTCGGATTCGCGGCGGTGGCGGTCTCGGTGACCTGCGAAGGCTACGACCTCGATCCGGCGACGCCGCCGGGCACGGTGATCCCGGTGCCGTGGGGGCCGGGCGGGCGATTGCTGCTCGCGGCGGTGGTCGTCGCGCTCGTCGTTGCTTATGCGGCCCAGCGGGCGGCTGCGCGGGCCCTGCCTTCGGAGGTGCTGCGTGACACTGCCTGA
- a CDS encoding crotonase/enoyl-CoA hydratase family protein, translating into MPDDAPAALVEQRGHVLVVTLNRPHAMNAVNAELSELVGTALERAEQDPETRVVVLTGAGERAFCAGADLKAVSRGESLAAPGHEEWGFAGYVRHPISKPTIAAVNGFALGGGTELALASDLVVAAESAKFGLPEVKRGLFAAAGGVFRLPRQIPRKIAMEMMFTGEPLDAARAATLGLVNHVVPDADVLAEALALAEKIAANAPLAVQASKRVALSIVDGAIAAEDSDWDNTRENAVGVMTSEDVREGTVAFVEKRAPVWQAK; encoded by the coding sequence ATGCCCGATGACGCTCCGGCCGCGCTGGTCGAACAACGCGGACACGTCCTGGTCGTCACGCTCAACCGGCCGCACGCGATGAACGCGGTCAACGCCGAGCTGAGCGAACTCGTCGGCACCGCGCTGGAACGGGCCGAGCAGGACCCGGAAACGCGCGTCGTGGTGCTGACCGGCGCGGGGGAGCGGGCGTTCTGCGCCGGAGCCGACCTGAAAGCCGTGTCGCGAGGCGAATCGCTCGCCGCGCCCGGCCACGAGGAATGGGGCTTCGCCGGATACGTGCGGCACCCGATCTCGAAGCCGACCATCGCCGCGGTCAACGGATTCGCCCTCGGCGGCGGTACCGAACTCGCGCTGGCCAGCGACCTGGTGGTGGCGGCCGAATCGGCGAAATTCGGGCTGCCCGAAGTGAAGCGCGGCCTCTTCGCCGCGGCGGGCGGCGTCTTCCGGCTGCCGCGGCAGATCCCGCGGAAAATCGCGATGGAGATGATGTTCACCGGCGAACCCCTGGACGCCGCCCGCGCGGCGACGCTCGGCCTGGTGAACCACGTGGTCCCGGACGCCGACGTGCTCGCCGAAGCGCTGGCGCTGGCGGAGAAGATCGCCGCGAACGCTCCGCTGGCGGTGCAGGCCAGCAAACGCGTGGCACTGAGCATTGTGGACGGTGCGATCGCGGCCGAGGACAGCGATTGGGACAACACGCGCGAGAACGCTGTCGGGGTCATGACGAGCGAGGACGTCCGGGAGGGGACGGTGGCGTTCGTCGAGAAGCGTGCGCCGGTTTGGCAGGCCAAGTAA
- a CDS encoding Zn-ribbon domain-containing OB-fold protein: MTVRINPVARDEESAAFFDGAAVGEFRLLRRRSTGEYLDPRTVPDPDDDLEWTAAAGTGTVVSWSVVHKRARDGGEPERVVVGIVELAEGPWWWCRLDADPDADLWQLPVRAVFVPSGPEPDHEKVPVFAPAEEADHAR; encoded by the coding sequence ATGACAGTGCGGATCAACCCGGTCGCCCGCGACGAGGAGTCCGCGGCGTTCTTCGACGGCGCCGCGGTCGGAGAATTCCGGCTGCTGCGGCGGCGCAGCACCGGCGAGTACCTGGACCCGCGCACGGTCCCGGACCCCGACGACGATCTGGAGTGGACGGCCGCCGCCGGAACCGGCACGGTGGTGTCGTGGTCGGTGGTGCACAAGCGGGCGCGCGACGGCGGCGAGCCGGAGCGCGTGGTCGTCGGCATCGTGGAGCTGGCCGAGGGACCGTGGTGGTGGTGCCGGCTCGACGCCGACCCGGACGCGGACCTCTGGCAGCTGCCGGTGCGGGCGGTGTTCGTGCCCTCCGGACCCGAACCTGACCACGAGAAGGTGCCGGTCTTCGCGCCGGCGGAGGAGGCAGACCATGCCCGATGA
- a CDS encoding thiolase family protein → MTSRRETPARRRAAIAGLGLTELGKVYGPSARQFAAQAVRRAAADAGIGLSDIDGLLVSAGTTPGVDLSLQVDLGLRDLRLFTQMQAFGSTAGAMVQYAAMAVEAGMADTVACVFADAPLQQGKATGAAYGGRRTTPTGWGSLLGSSGFAGPNSFYALAARRHMKTYGTTSEQLGAIAVAQRAWAAKNPLAQLRDPITLADHQASRFIAEPFHLLDCCLVSNGGAAVIVTSAERAATMAQPAVQVLGWGQAHPGNSFRRNDNLGLVSGAAQSGPAAMEMAGVTVDDIDVAEIYDCYTFTALLTLEDYGFCGKGEGGEFVATPGMLGPDGKLAVNTGGGQLSSYYLWGMTPLSEAIIQARGQGGERQVPKHDTVLVSGNGGILDHHSTLVLGTEG, encoded by the coding sequence ATGACGAGCAGGCGGGAGACCCCGGCGCGGCGGAGGGCGGCGATCGCCGGTCTCGGGCTCACTGAGCTGGGGAAAGTCTACGGTCCGAGCGCGCGGCAGTTCGCCGCGCAGGCCGTCCGGCGGGCCGCCGCGGACGCCGGGATCGGGCTGTCGGACATCGACGGGCTGCTGGTGTCCGCCGGCACGACGCCCGGAGTCGACCTGAGCCTGCAAGTCGACTTGGGACTGCGAGACCTGCGGCTTTTCACCCAGATGCAGGCGTTCGGCTCGACGGCGGGCGCGATGGTGCAGTACGCCGCGATGGCCGTCGAAGCGGGCATGGCCGACACCGTGGCCTGCGTGTTCGCGGACGCGCCGCTGCAGCAGGGCAAGGCGACCGGCGCGGCCTACGGCGGCCGGCGCACGACCCCGACCGGCTGGGGAAGCCTGCTGGGCTCCAGCGGTTTCGCCGGACCGAACTCGTTCTACGCGCTCGCCGCGCGACGGCATATGAAGACTTACGGCACCACGAGCGAACAACTCGGCGCGATCGCGGTCGCGCAGCGCGCGTGGGCGGCGAAGAACCCGCTGGCACAGCTGCGCGACCCGATCACGCTGGCCGACCACCAAGCGTCGCGGTTCATCGCGGAACCGTTCCACCTGCTGGACTGCTGCCTGGTGTCGAACGGCGGCGCCGCGGTGATCGTGACGTCGGCGGAGCGCGCGGCAACGATGGCCCAGCCCGCGGTCCAGGTGCTCGGCTGGGGACAAGCCCACCCCGGGAATTCCTTCCGCCGCAACGACAATCTCGGTCTCGTGAGCGGCGCGGCGCAGTCCGGTCCGGCGGCGATGGAGATGGCCGGAGTGACCGTCGACGACATCGACGTCGCCGAGATCTACGACTGCTACACCTTCACCGCACTGCTCACCCTGGAGGACTACGGGTTCTGCGGCAAGGGCGAAGGCGGCGAGTTCGTCGCGACGCCGGGCATGCTCGGCCCGGACGGCAAGCTCGCGGTGAACACCGGCGGCGGCCAGCTGTCGTCCTACTATCTGTGGGGCATGACGCCGCTGTCCGAGGCGATCATCCAGGCGCGCGGCCAGGGCGGCGAACGCCAGGTACCGAAGCACGACACCGTGCTGGTTTCCGGCAACGGCGGCATTCTGGACCACCACAGCACGCTCGTGCTCGGAACGGAGGGATGA
- a CDS encoding acyl-CoA dehydrogenase family protein, translating into MAISAAETEQLREAVRDLLADRCTETDVRRVMATDSGYDPELWKQLADLGLPGLLIATEHGGVGLGAEELEAVSEEIGAALVPSPFLSSSVLTATLIDAAGSEEDKRRLLPGLADGSSIGTVAVTGPAGSWTPEGVAVQANGTLTGTASYVTFGQLADVILVVARTDDGFGVFEVAPAAPGFLRTAAEVFDPTVRLSQFTFADTPARRVGTAGWEAVQKALDLSTVALAGEQAGGARKIFEKTVEYLNTRVQFGRAIGSFQAMKHLAADRLLDVESATSAARHAAADGGPGAIALAGFACAEAYETVALSAIQMHGGIGFTWEHPAHLYLRRARSGAQLFGNSRLHRERYLVSKGA; encoded by the coding sequence ATGGCGATCAGCGCCGCGGAAACCGAACAGCTGCGGGAGGCGGTGCGCGACCTGCTCGCGGACCGCTGCACCGAGACCGACGTGCGCCGCGTGATGGCGACGGACTCCGGCTACGACCCGGAGCTGTGGAAACAACTGGCCGACCTGGGGTTGCCCGGTCTGCTGATCGCCACGGAGCACGGCGGAGTCGGCCTGGGCGCGGAGGAACTCGAAGCGGTTTCGGAGGAAATCGGCGCGGCGCTGGTGCCGTCGCCGTTCCTGTCCAGTTCGGTGCTGACCGCGACCCTGATCGACGCGGCTGGGTCCGAAGAGGACAAACGCCGCCTGCTGCCCGGACTAGCCGACGGATCTTCCATCGGAACCGTCGCCGTGACCGGGCCTGCCGGAAGCTGGACGCCCGAAGGTGTTGCTGTGCAAGCGAACGGAACCCTCACCGGGACCGCTTCGTACGTCACCTTCGGCCAGCTCGCCGACGTCATTCTCGTGGTAGCGCGCACTGACGACGGTTTCGGTGTCTTCGAGGTCGCCCCTGCGGCGCCCGGTTTCCTCCGCACCGCGGCGGAGGTATTCGACCCGACCGTACGGCTATCCCAATTCACCTTCGCTGATACCCCAGCGCGGCGAGTTGGCACTGCGGGGTGGGAGGCTGTGCAAAAGGCCTTGGACCTCAGCACTGTCGCGCTCGCCGGGGAACAGGCGGGCGGTGCCCGTAAGATCTTTGAGAAAACCGTCGAATATCTCAACACCCGCGTGCAGTTCGGCCGCGCGATCGGCAGTTTCCAGGCGATGAAGCACCTCGCCGCGGACCGCCTCCTGGACGTCGAATCCGCGACCTCCGCCGCCCGCCACGCCGCGGCCGACGGCGGCCCGGGCGCGATCGCGCTCGCCGGATTCGCCTGCGCGGAAGCGTACGAAACCGTTGCCCTGTCCGCGATCCAGATGCACGGCGGAATCGGCTTCACCTGGGAACACCCGGCGCACCTGTACCTGCGCCGCGCCCGCTCCGGCGCGCAGCTGTTCGGCAACTCGCGCCTGCACCGGGAGCGCTACCTCGTCTCGAAGGGAGCCTGA